In Leptospira sp. WS58.C1, a single genomic region encodes these proteins:
- a CDS encoding polysaccharide pyruvyl transferase family protein yields MKKAKPKQNRSRKNEFKNSNVLLIGTYSSENKGDAAMELSVANKIRNELGATVRISSPFPHIDRTFYSDFEVVFSQRRKLIRASIQLFLAFIYSLFPKLIQEKFSFLIQSDEGKAILDSDLIIDLSGDMLTEDYGPHVAYSHFIPILMSIFLGRKVFLCAQSIGPFKLTLFLARYIFSKVSLITVRESISYDYMRRFGFTDSKLTKTADVAFLLEPSSAEKVNEILRSEGLSLPKNRIILGVSVSDIVQRKYDARSDRNGRFENEFASMLDRLIETDQVFVVFISHVTGPSETKDDRNLSKRIFSKMKNKKSGFVLSGNHRPEEIKKIISLFDIFVGARMHANIGALSVGIPIIAISYSHKTPGIMREFGLEDWVHPIETLNIEQLQDSILAMYKKRKTISSQILKSNKRIKSISEENILKIKELLS; encoded by the coding sequence ATGAAGAAAGCAAAGCCGAAACAAAATAGATCGCGTAAGAACGAATTTAAAAATTCTAATGTTCTTTTGATCGGGACTTATTCCTCTGAAAATAAAGGGGATGCAGCCATGGAGCTAAGTGTTGCGAATAAGATCCGAAATGAATTAGGTGCTACGGTCAGGATCTCTTCTCCATTTCCACATATTGATAGGACATTCTACTCAGATTTCGAAGTAGTGTTTTCTCAGAGGAGAAAGTTGATTAGAGCAAGTATTCAATTATTTTTGGCGTTCATTTATTCTCTTTTTCCGAAGTTGATCCAAGAAAAATTTTCCTTTTTAATTCAGTCCGACGAAGGGAAGGCCATCCTAGATTCCGATTTAATCATAGACTTGAGCGGTGATATGTTGACTGAAGATTACGGTCCGCATGTGGCATATTCGCATTTTATTCCGATCCTGATGTCGATCTTTCTCGGAAGGAAGGTTTTTCTTTGCGCCCAATCGATCGGTCCTTTTAAGCTTACTCTTTTTTTGGCTAGATATATTTTTTCAAAAGTCTCTCTGATTACGGTTAGGGAATCTATTTCGTACGATTATATGAGACGTTTCGGGTTTACCGATTCAAAGCTGACTAAGACTGCGGACGTCGCTTTTTTGCTGGAGCCATCATCTGCGGAGAAAGTAAATGAGATATTAAGGTCGGAGGGACTCTCTCTTCCTAAAAATCGTATTATCCTAGGGGTTTCCGTAAGCGATATTGTTCAAAGAAAATATGATGCGAGATCTGATCGTAACGGTCGATTCGAAAACGAATTTGCTTCTATGCTGGATAGATTGATCGAAACGGATCAAGTTTTCGTTGTTTTTATAAGCCATGTAACTGGACCCTCAGAAACTAAGGACGATCGGAATCTTTCGAAAAGAATATTTTCTAAAATGAAAAACAAAAAATCCGGGTTCGTATTGTCCGGAAATCACAGACCGGAAGAGATTAAGAAGATCATTTCGCTGTTTGATATATTTGTCGGAGCGAGAATGCATGCGAATATCGGAGCTCTTTCCGTCGGAATTCCTATAATTGCAATTTCCTATAGTCATAAAACTCCCGGAATTATGAGGGAATTCGGATTGGAAGATTGGGTCCATCCTATCGAAACTTTGAATATTGAACAGTTACAAGATTCTATTTTAGCAATGTATAAAAAGAGGAAAACGATCTCTTCCCAAATTTTAAAATCGAATAAAAGGATTAAGTCGATTTCGGAAGAGAATATCCTAAAGATCAAAGAACTTCTTTCCTAG
- a CDS encoding glycosyltransferase family 4 protein has product MNTKKANREKPKIALFGPMPPFRGGISQYTFQLQRVLEKKSDLLTISFQKQYPRLLYPGKTDLDPFYKGKLIQKVYYILDALNPFSLLKAVNLVVDYGCEIAILSWWTLFWSPGFSFISSRLRKKGIKTVFLCHNLFDHDSGSLKKFITKILIRNADGYLVHSSEQKAILTSMFPDKIVLQNPHPIYQQFPDPKKRLKAKGKLELLFFGFIRPYKGLDLLLEALAKLNDPEIHLTVVGESWKDPNELISYSRGLGLKNVEFHLEYTDEVSVSEFFQRSDLVVLPYRSATGSGVATIAYHFEKPILATRVGGFLDMVIEGKTGFLIEAGNSDLIAKKIASLSRKSLEKMKPAIRDFKKSFTWESMTSKVLEFHSQLVIRK; this is encoded by the coding sequence ATGAATACGAAAAAGGCTAATCGAGAAAAACCTAAGATCGCCTTATTCGGTCCAATGCCTCCTTTTAGAGGAGGTATATCTCAGTATACATTTCAACTTCAGAGGGTATTAGAGAAGAAATCCGATCTGCTCACAATCTCCTTTCAAAAACAATACCCTCGTCTTTTGTATCCGGGCAAAACCGATTTGGACCCCTTTTATAAAGGAAAATTAATCCAAAAGGTCTATTATATTCTCGATGCATTAAATCCATTCTCTCTACTTAAAGCTGTGAACTTAGTGGTAGATTACGGATGTGAAATAGCGATACTTTCTTGGTGGACTTTATTTTGGTCGCCTGGTTTTTCCTTTATCTCCTCTCGCTTGCGGAAAAAAGGAATTAAGACCGTTTTTTTGTGCCATAATTTGTTCGATCATGATTCGGGATCCTTAAAGAAGTTTATTACGAAAATATTAATTAGAAACGCGGATGGGTATTTGGTCCATAGCTCCGAACAGAAGGCAATATTAACTTCAATGTTTCCTGACAAAATTGTATTACAAAATCCGCATCCGATATATCAGCAATTCCCGGATCCTAAAAAACGTCTCAAGGCAAAAGGAAAGTTGGAGCTTCTTTTTTTCGGATTTATACGTCCATACAAAGGATTAGATCTTTTGTTGGAAGCTTTGGCGAAGTTGAATGACCCCGAAATCCATTTAACGGTAGTCGGAGAATCTTGGAAAGATCCTAACGAATTGATCTCCTATTCCAGGGGATTGGGGCTAAAGAATGTCGAATTTCATTTGGAATATACCGATGAGGTTTCCGTATCTGAATTTTTTCAACGTTCGGATCTTGTCGTATTACCTTATCGTTCCGCAACTGGTAGCGGAGTGGCAACCATTGCATATCATTTCGAAAAACCGATATTGGCGACTCGGGTCGGAGGTTTTTTGGATATGGTAATAGAAGGTAAGACCGGTTTTTTGATCGAAGCAGGTAATTCGGATCTAATAGCTAAGAAGATTGCCTCTCTTTCCAGAAAGTCTTTGGAAAAGATGAAACCGGCGATCCGGGACTTCAAAAAAAGTTTTACTTGGGAAAGTATGACCTCAAAAGTTTTGGAATTTCATTCCCAATTAGTAATAAGAAAATAG
- a CDS encoding UDP-N-acetylglucosamine--N-acetylmuramyl-(pentapeptide) pyrophosphoryl-undecaprenol N-acetylglucosamine transferase encodes MRSVLIAAGGTGGHISPGVALAESLVDRKDSLGISNVFLHSLIRNKDNPDLKQAPCEVVWHNTPSLSGNFLLLPFRYIFQLVRSWIKFRQLGVDAVIGMGGYSSVPALLYAVIFGKKLYLCEQNCIPGKVNRIFFRFADKVSFSFPPKDTKISCSWEILGNPLRSKTVPKLALKFSEKWDPKKKKQFNVLVMGGSQGARQINNMVVNLMKHEMIQERFRFRMLTGTALYDEVSKKTKDADLISYSDNMAEHYDWANLVIARSGSGVLSECAAYALPMILIPYPFAKDDHQTANAKYMEANGAAALLEQRDEDESKLFRILDGFAQKPELLNEMSIRSLECSHVEASTETVGFFFENTK; translated from the coding sequence ATGAGATCGGTTTTAATCGCAGCCGGAGGGACCGGAGGCCATATTTCCCCAGGGGTTGCGCTTGCGGAAAGTCTTGTGGACCGAAAAGATTCCTTAGGGATCTCTAACGTTTTTCTACATTCTTTGATCCGAAACAAGGATAATCCGGATTTAAAACAAGCTCCTTGCGAAGTAGTCTGGCATAATACTCCCTCTCTTTCCGGAAATTTTCTTTTATTACCTTTTCGATATATATTCCAACTTGTCCGATCCTGGATCAAGTTCAGGCAACTAGGTGTGGACGCTGTGATCGGGATGGGCGGATATTCCAGCGTTCCGGCACTCTTATACGCGGTGATCTTCGGCAAAAAATTGTATTTATGCGAACAGAATTGTATCCCTGGAAAAGTGAACCGGATATTTTTCAGATTTGCGGATAAGGTGTCCTTTAGTTTTCCTCCAAAGGACACAAAGATTTCCTGTAGTTGGGAAATATTAGGAAATCCTTTAAGATCCAAAACGGTCCCTAAACTTGCTTTAAAGTTTAGCGAAAAATGGGATCCTAAAAAGAAAAAACAATTTAACGTTTTAGTAATGGGCGGTTCTCAGGGAGCAAGACAGATCAATAATATGGTAGTCAACCTGATGAAACACGAAATGATCCAGGAAAGGTTCCGTTTTAGGATGTTGACGGGGACCGCGTTATACGACGAGGTTTCTAAAAAGACAAAGGATGCGGACCTGATCTCTTATTCGGATAATATGGCGGAACATTACGACTGGGCTAACCTGGTCATCGCTCGGTCCGGTTCCGGGGTCCTTTCCGAATGTGCCGCTTACGCTCTCCCTATGATCTTGATCCCATATCCTTTCGCAAAAGACGATCATCAAACAGCGAATGCGAAATACATGGAAGCGAACGGTGCAGCAGCCTTGCTCGAGCAACGGGATGAGGACGAAAGCAAACTTTTCCGCATCTTGGACGGATTTGCTCAGAAGCCGGAACTATTAAATGAAATGTCTATTAGATCATTAGAATGTTCTCATGTAGAAGCCTCTACTGAAACGGTAGGTTTCTTTTTCGAAAATACGAAATAA
- a CDS encoding lysylphosphatidylglycerol synthase transmembrane domain-containing protein: MKLQHIKSYLFFFLRILFAIGLGTYVFLTVDFASVWNALLRFSLPLFALSFCLSTICSIVIPAMTTNRALKVSGIDISLWESIKINFSMRLYVMILPQVVSSGIRWFRYRGPEKGKGWEAASIIFFEKIVQLFFITFSTFVFFLIKIDTIPLALKNSIPLIGILAIGFFSLIVLFLSPYIFKTFGFIFKFARDHFPHFVAKRVDKIEDAIQVYHKLGNRSVAFMFFGYLSAHLIFILSSYVLGAGLGIGMDYIDMGWVRSIVLTLSALPITIGGLGVRELGHIYLMGYLGVAKSVAVTFSLLIFAIQILIALLGAFFEIWRFLAHSKRNLGK, encoded by the coding sequence ATGAAACTTCAACACATTAAAAGTTATTTATTTTTCTTTCTTAGGATCTTATTTGCGATCGGGTTAGGCACCTACGTTTTCTTGACTGTGGATTTTGCCTCGGTTTGGAATGCCCTTCTTCGATTTAGTCTCCCTCTTTTTGCACTTTCATTTTGTTTAAGTACTATCTGTTCGATAGTAATTCCGGCGATGACTACAAATCGCGCGCTAAAGGTGAGCGGTATCGATATTTCACTTTGGGAATCGATAAAGATAAATTTTTCAATGAGGCTTTATGTAATGATATTGCCTCAAGTAGTAAGCTCCGGTATACGTTGGTTCCGATATAGGGGACCGGAGAAAGGAAAGGGTTGGGAAGCGGCCTCTATTATCTTTTTTGAAAAGATAGTTCAACTTTTTTTTATTACTTTTAGCACGTTTGTTTTCTTCCTGATCAAGATCGATACCATTCCGTTAGCATTAAAGAATTCAATACCCTTGATCGGCATATTAGCGATTGGATTTTTCTCGTTGATCGTTCTATTTCTTTCCCCTTATATTTTTAAAACGTTTGGATTTATATTTAAATTTGCGCGGGATCATTTCCCTCATTTTGTCGCTAAGAGGGTGGATAAAATCGAAGATGCGATCCAAGTTTATCATAAATTGGGAAATCGTTCCGTAGCTTTTATGTTTTTCGGGTATCTATCCGCTCATTTGATTTTTATACTTAGCTCTTACGTATTAGGGGCTGGGCTCGGGATCGGAATGGACTATATCGATATGGGATGGGTGAGATCTATTGTTTTGACGCTAAGCGCATTACCGATCACTATTGGTGGTTTGGGAGTTCGGGAATTGGGCCACATTTACCTAATGGGGTATTTGGGAGTGGCTAAATCTGTGGCGGTTACTTTTTCACTTTTGATTTTCGCCATTCAAATCCTAATCGCCTTACTGGGGGCCTTTTTCGAGATTTGGAGATTTTTAGCGCATTCGAAAAGGAATTTAGGAAAGTAA
- a CDS encoding FtsW/RodA/SpoVE family cell cycle protein, whose product MKALGRKFKDFWESPDSPFDLVLVGSVFFLLLFGICVMYSSSSVTAWREFQDSEYFLKKQLVWAVIGLVVFFFFANFPYKRLEKFALGGIIISILLLVLVFIPGIGKSVGTYYGRNFHRWIGIGPYQLQPSEIAKLAVVVYLSSLMVKLKLKENRDPKRFIIPALLLLSVLILILAEPAFGTTMEILFVVIAFVFLFGFPVRNLLLVGLVSLPLAYLLISQVGYRRKRMEVWLDPYRFRYDEGHQLVTSFRAFLDGGWFGNKLASGYAHRYLTYSHTDFVLATYVEDFGFIGFLFFFTLVMVLLSRVYVLLKRVDDPFGFYLGAGLLFILGTQFVINSYVVTGLFPITGISLPFMSYGGSSLLVVLAAFGILVNITRKENIGV is encoded by the coding sequence ATGAAGGCGCTCGGGAGAAAGTTCAAAGATTTTTGGGAATCTCCCGATTCCCCTTTCGATCTGGTCCTAGTAGGATCCGTGTTCTTTCTTTTACTCTTCGGAATATGTGTGATGTATTCCAGTTCCTCAGTCACAGCATGGAGAGAATTCCAAGACTCGGAGTATTTTTTAAAAAAACAATTGGTCTGGGCCGTTATCGGTCTTGTGGTTTTTTTCTTCTTTGCGAATTTTCCTTACAAACGTTTGGAAAAATTCGCGTTAGGCGGGATTATAATCAGCATTCTTCTTTTGGTCTTAGTTTTTATTCCAGGCATTGGAAAGTCGGTCGGGACTTATTATGGAAGGAACTTCCATAGATGGATCGGGATCGGACCTTACCAATTACAACCTTCCGAGATCGCTAAATTGGCGGTGGTAGTTTATTTATCTTCTCTCATGGTAAAACTAAAATTAAAAGAGAATCGAGATCCTAAAAGATTTATTATTCCTGCGTTACTATTACTCTCTGTCCTGATTTTGATCTTAGCGGAGCCCGCATTCGGGACCACGATGGAAATTCTATTCGTTGTGATTGCTTTCGTATTTTTATTCGGATTTCCCGTCCGTAACCTTCTTCTTGTAGGTTTGGTATCTCTTCCTTTAGCGTATCTTCTTATCAGCCAAGTAGGTTATAGAAGGAAAAGAATGGAAGTTTGGTTGGATCCATACCGCTTTCGTTACGATGAGGGTCACCAATTAGTGACTTCTTTTAGGGCCTTTTTGGACGGAGGCTGGTTTGGAAATAAGTTGGCCAGCGGATATGCCCATAGATATCTAACCTATAGTCATACTGACTTCGTTCTTGCCACCTATGTGGAAGACTTCGGATTTATAGGATTTTTATTCTTCTTTACTTTGGTTATGGTTCTTCTTTCCAGAGTGTATGTTCTTCTCAAAAGAGTAGATGATCCGTTCGGTTTTTATTTGGGAGCGGGCCTATTGTTTATTTTAGGGACCCAGTTCGTTATTAATAGTTATGTGGTCACCGGTCTTTTTCCGATCACAGGGATCAGCTTGCCGTTTATGAGCTATGGAGGATCTTCCCTTCTCGTGGTTTTGGCGGCCTTCGGAATTCTTGTCAATATAACTAGAAAAGAAAACATAGGCGTATGA
- a CDS encoding glycosyltransferase family 2 protein encodes MKLVINIPCYNEEKTLSAVLAEIPKKIPGIKTIEVQIVDDGSTDRTSEIAASYGCKIISHKKNLGLGRAFKSGVEAALESGADIFVNTDADNQYPSSYIPDLIAPVMTSSVDIVIGNRVPWKVEHFSPLKKTLQWFGNLIVRNLIGTDIPDTVSGFRAYSRESLLRLNVTTKFSYVLDTIVQAVKMDLTVSSVPIRTNPPTRKSRLFKNIFQHMWKSGTSLVRLLIIYRPFQFFGVLAVASFVPALAIAIRFLVFFFLGIGKGNVQSLLFAVVLVIISGLFLVSAILAFLVGMNRKLNEEILYYEKKRTFLPSSQLKNRKI; translated from the coding sequence ATGAAGTTAGTAATCAATATACCTTGCTATAATGAGGAAAAAACTCTTTCTGCGGTACTTGCCGAGATCCCTAAAAAGATCCCAGGAATCAAAACGATAGAAGTCCAGATCGTGGATGACGGTTCTACGGATCGCACTTCGGAGATTGCAGCTTCTTACGGGTGTAAAATAATTTCCCACAAAAAAAACTTAGGACTGGGAAGAGCATTCAAATCCGGAGTGGAGGCTGCTCTGGAAAGTGGTGCGGATATTTTCGTAAACACGGATGCGGATAATCAATATCCTTCTTCTTATATTCCTGATCTGATTGCTCCGGTCATGACAAGTTCCGTGGACATAGTGATCGGGAACAGAGTGCCTTGGAAGGTGGAACATTTTTCTCCATTAAAGAAAACTCTACAATGGTTCGGGAATCTAATCGTTCGAAATCTGATCGGGACCGATATTCCGGATACTGTCTCCGGCTTCCGGGCTTATTCTAGAGAAAGTCTATTAAGACTAAATGTAACCACTAAGTTTTCTTACGTTTTGGATACAATTGTGCAAGCAGTCAAAATGGATCTGACTGTTTCTTCCGTTCCGATCCGTACGAATCCTCCTACCAGAAAGTCTAGGTTATTTAAAAATATATTCCAGCATATGTGGAAGTCCGGTACTTCTTTGGTAAGATTATTGATCATATACAGACCATTTCAATTTTTTGGGGTCTTGGCTGTTGCTTCGTTTGTTCCTGCATTAGCGATTGCGATCCGATTCTTGGTCTTTTTCTTTTTGGGAATAGGTAAAGGAAATGTGCAGTCTTTATTGTTTGCAGTTGTGTTAGTGATTATTTCCGGTCTGTTTTTGGTTTCCGCGATACTGGCGTTTTTGGTCGGTATGAATAGGAAATTGAACGAAGAAATTTTGTATTATGAGAAGAAGAGAACTTTTTTGCCTTCTTCTCAACTAAAGAATAGAAAAATATAA
- the murC gene encoding UDP-N-acetylmuramate--L-alanine ligase yields MESGSIQKRLGFSKPFFLGIGGSGMSSLAHILADAGFEVSGYDGKKSQVTENLEKKGVKIFSKLSDLGENIEYDSVIYSSAIRLDSHPIASFFRQKGVRFFHRSEVLHLCFEDLTCIAVGGSHGKTTTTAMTAHILDDLGYSPSVMVGGDVSFLNGVGGRFSAGKFGVFESDESDGTFLNHKAQVRILTNIDEDHLDFYHTREKLLEAFSRFISSGTQTVVLDLDDPGITDCLELVQDKSKIFGFSSYNTNVKAADFQNLVHYKIENKKLTFFLNGREFEISSRFPGKHYLTNSLAGVLAAYSIGADPEKAAKSVSGYAGVKRRLEYIGNKNGVDIYDDYGHHPTEVQAVLSSVRELSGGRGKPVILFQPHRYTRTKNLYEDFAKSLDRVETVLLLPIYSAGEDPIPGVSSELIADKMKIRPKILSGNLGADLSVLKEILSPGDVFVSLGAGNVRDWGLGLLKS; encoded by the coding sequence ATGGAAAGCGGGTCCATCCAAAAAAGACTGGGATTTTCCAAACCTTTTTTCCTCGGCATCGGCGGCTCCGGCATGTCTAGTCTCGCCCATATATTGGCGGATGCAGGTTTCGAAGTTTCCGGTTATGACGGAAAAAAAAGTCAGGTCACCGAAAACTTAGAGAAGAAGGGTGTAAAAATTTTCTCCAAACTTTCCGATCTTGGAGAAAATATTGAATACGACTCCGTAATTTATTCTTCCGCTATCCGATTGGATTCCCATCCTATTGCTTCCTTCTTTAGGCAAAAAGGGGTCCGATTCTTTCATAGATCCGAAGTTTTGCATCTCTGTTTTGAAGATTTGACTTGTATAGCGGTCGGCGGTTCTCATGGAAAGACTACAACGACTGCGATGACCGCCCATATACTCGATGATCTGGGATATTCCCCTTCCGTAATGGTAGGTGGGGATGTTTCCTTTTTGAATGGAGTAGGTGGAAGATTTTCCGCCGGTAAGTTTGGGGTCTTTGAGTCGGACGAATCCGACGGAACATTCTTAAATCATAAGGCCCAAGTGCGTATCCTTACGAATATAGACGAGGATCATCTGGACTTTTATCATACCCGTGAGAAATTATTGGAAGCATTCTCCCGATTTATTTCTTCCGGAACACAAACGGTCGTTTTAGATCTGGATGATCCGGGTATAACGGATTGTTTGGAACTGGTGCAAGATAAATCCAAAATATTCGGCTTTTCTTCCTATAATACCAATGTTAAAGCGGCCGACTTTCAAAATTTAGTACATTATAAAATAGAAAATAAGAAACTGACCTTCTTCCTGAATGGAAGGGAATTCGAGATCAGTTCCCGATTTCCCGGAAAACATTATCTTACGAATTCATTGGCTGGAGTACTTGCGGCTTATTCTATAGGAGCGGATCCTGAAAAAGCAGCCAAGTCGGTTTCCGGATATGCCGGAGTGAAACGCAGGCTGGAATATATCGGAAATAAAAATGGTGTGGATATTTACGATGATTATGGGCATCATCCCACCGAGGTCCAAGCAGTGCTTTCTTCTGTCCGAGAGTTATCCGGAGGAAGGGGAAAGCCTGTGATCCTATTTCAGCCTCATAGATATACTCGGACTAAAAACTTATACGAGGACTTCGCCAAAAGTTTGGACCGAGTGGAAACAGTTCTACTTCTTCCCATTTATTCCGCTGGAGAAGATCCTATCCCGGGAGTCTCTTCCGAACTTATCGCGGACAAAATGAAGATACGGCCTAAAATCCTTTCGGGTAATCTTGGAGCGGATCTATCCGTCCTGAAGGAAATACTTAGCCCCGGAGACGTATTCGTAAGTTTAGGAGCGGGGAATGTTCGGGATTGGGGACTTGGACTTTTGAAGTCTTGA
- a CDS encoding asparagine synthase-related protein, producing the protein MEYLCGCLYKNSIKKDGHVSIKERLSKYHGQSPKTFLDKPQIELFSSAIGSRFLSGQHSESDVYVIFLGPVNGIWKDSYSGFDLETPDLAAKYILDFYLKNGVTDLGKLIGQFSLAIVDNRNGTKVFLLGDSTGMRSWFVWDEGDRFLFGTHLSSVAIMGESVKINQTYEDFFLTYGFIPFSKTVYQGIEVVPTGMFLETGIQDGDKSYSYKPLTKPEQISENLDSLSLSEMVDRLDETFLSSLASQVPSGQKNVAVLLGGFDSALVASGLTRLGKQVHTYSFFYEDESFNQPHTDTLSRFLGNKHSWIKVDEKVILDGLNHFSENFNYPTNWLNYLVQTNHLGKRIKEDGNDFVYTGDGCDVAFMGYPRTHFVAHWVKSINRLIPKFLIGSVIGLIEAFKFELLTGRPSRVLVGLLRNSMFRSDLRGFINFRIFDESSVKLLRKKKTMPAQTNEMILTKLLQTGSTLSIDRKAYLGKSLQSPNKAKIIGTSDTNGLVIQGPYLHPILKNFAMRIPDSMLRPKKSTKNSKIGKYVLSLMAESKKYLPEEIIYQKKVAAVDAPVDVWFKRYLRNDISKLILENCPFEVNPKYLNSLFEEKSIEEFYRNKISSDTITTHELSLLATYSSFAKLRTKD; encoded by the coding sequence ATGGAGTATTTGTGCGGATGTTTATACAAAAATTCCATAAAGAAGGATGGACATGTATCCATCAAAGAGCGGTTATCCAAATACCACGGTCAGTCTCCTAAAACTTTCCTAGATAAACCGCAGATCGAATTATTTTCTTCCGCCATCGGATCTAGATTTCTTTCCGGCCAACATTCCGAATCAGATGTATATGTTATTTTTTTAGGACCAGTTAATGGAATCTGGAAAGATTCTTATAGTGGCTTTGATTTAGAAACACCGGACCTCGCGGCAAAATATATCTTAGATTTTTACTTGAAGAACGGCGTTACAGATCTAGGCAAATTGATCGGACAATTTAGTTTAGCAATTGTCGATAACCGAAATGGAACCAAAGTTTTTCTGTTGGGAGATTCTACCGGAATGAGATCTTGGTTCGTTTGGGACGAAGGGGACCGGTTCCTATTCGGAACACATTTAAGCTCCGTTGCAATAATGGGGGAATCCGTAAAAATAAATCAGACTTACGAAGATTTCTTTCTGACTTATGGATTTATACCTTTTTCTAAAACCGTATATCAAGGTATTGAAGTTGTGCCGACCGGAATGTTTTTAGAGACCGGAATCCAAGATGGAGATAAAAGTTATTCGTATAAACCTTTGACGAAACCGGAACAAATTTCTGAAAACCTGGATAGTTTGTCGTTATCGGAAATGGTGGATCGATTGGATGAAACATTCTTATCTTCGTTAGCCTCTCAGGTCCCTTCCGGACAAAAAAACGTGGCAGTTTTATTAGGGGGATTCGATTCGGCATTGGTTGCCTCCGGCTTAACTCGATTGGGTAAACAGGTCCATACATATAGTTTCTTTTATGAAGATGAAAGCTTTAACCAACCTCATACCGATACTCTATCCAGATTTTTAGGGAACAAACACAGTTGGATTAAAGTGGATGAGAAGGTCATTTTAGACGGTCTCAATCATTTTTCCGAAAATTTCAATTATCCCACGAACTGGCTGAACTACTTAGTGCAAACAAATCATCTTGGAAAGCGGATCAAAGAAGACGGAAACGATTTCGTATATACCGGGGACGGATGTGATGTGGCGTTTATGGGTTATCCGAGGACACATTTTGTTGCACATTGGGTTAAATCTATTAACCGTTTGATCCCTAAATTCCTGATTGGTTCAGTAATCGGATTGATAGAGGCGTTTAAATTCGAATTATTAACCGGTAGGCCAAGCAGAGTTCTAGTTGGATTACTCAGAAATTCCATGTTTAGATCCGATCTGCGTGGATTCATAAATTTTAGGATATTCGACGAATCCTCGGTAAAATTGTTAAGAAAGAAGAAAACTATGCCTGCTCAGACGAATGAAATGATCTTAACGAAATTATTGCAAACTGGATCGACTCTTTCCATCGACCGAAAGGCATATCTAGGTAAGTCCCTACAGTCTCCGAATAAGGCAAAAATTATCGGAACTTCGGATACGAACGGTTTGGTGATCCAAGGGCCCTATCTTCATCCGATCCTGAAAAATTTCGCGATGAGAATTCCCGATTCGATGCTTAGGCCGAAAAAAAGTACGAAAAATTCGAAAATAGGTAAATATGTTCTCTCTTTGATGGCAGAATCGAAAAAATATCTTCCGGAAGAAATAATATACCAGAAGAAAGTCGCTGCGGTAGATGCTCCGGTTGATGTTTGGTTTAAAAGGTATTTAAGAAACGATATATCCAAATTGATCCTCGAAAACTGCCCTTTCGAAGTGAATCCAAAATATTTAAATAGTCTTTTCGAAGAAAAATCCATCGAAGAATTTTACCGGAATAAGATCTCTTCGGATACGATCACTACTCATGAGCTTTCGCTGCTTGCTACTTATTCCTCTTTTGCAAAATTAAGGACAAAGGATTGA